Below is a window of Chryseobacterium indicum DNA.
ACATCAATATTTCGCATACGATTCTGGAAAACATTAAAGAAGATTATGTTCCTACTTTTCCGCAGGTCATTGCTTTAAGCGATAATGACATGAGAATCATCAAAGATAATTATCTGAAAGCTTTACGAGTGGACGACCGACAAATCATCAGCAAACTTTCTGATAAAATTAAAGGAATTCTGAAGCTGGAAGTAGATCCTACCAAAATGACAGAAAGACAGTTCATCGGGGTTGTTATTAAGGATTACAATTATTATACGGGGAAAGACAGTTAGGAAGGCGAATTTAAAATATTTTAAAATCACTCTGCTTATAAAAACTCCCCAGGTTTTGCAGATTTTGCAGATGATTCTGAAAAATTCGTCAAATAATTTTTATTAATTGATTTTAAAAACTGTTAGTAAAATCTAAACGCAAAGAAAAAAGTTTTCACCTCATTAAAGAGAAGCAAAGATACTCCGTCGCAGACGGATGATGAAGCGCGCTTCTTAGCAGATGAAATCTGCCTTCACTTTGCTCCCTAAATATATTCATTCTCAAAATAAAAACTTTGCGTTTAGATAATCCTGAGCAAAGTTTGTATTGCAGAAAAGCATCTCTACGATTATATTTGATAGATTTCTCCTTCGTCGAAATGACAGAGCTGTTTATGAAAGCTCCCGCAGATTTTAAAGATTTTGCAGATGATTCTGTAAAAACCATCAAATGCTCATACAAACATTTTTTTATTAATTGATTTAGAAACTGCAATCTAAACGCAAAGAAAAAAGTTTTCACCTCATTAAAGAGAAGCAAAGGTACTCCGTCGCAGACGGATGATGAAGCCCGCTTCTTAGCAGATGAAATCTGCCTTCACTTTGCTGCCTAAATATATTCATTCTCAAAACAAAAACTTTGCGTTTAGATAATCCGGAACAAAGTTTGTCATGCTGAAAAGCATCTCTAAGATTATATTTGATAGATTTCTCCTTCGTCGAAATGACAGAGCTGTTTATGAAAGCTCCCGCAGATTTGGCGGATTTTGCAGATGATTCTGAAAAAAATATCAAATGCTTATACAAACATTTTTTTATTGATTTGAAGACTGCAATCTAAACGCAAAGGAAAAAGTTTTCACCTCATTAAAGAGAAGCAAAGATACTCCCTCGCAGACGGATGATGAAGCGCGCTTCTTAACAGATGAAATCTGCCTTCACATTGCTCCCTTAATATATTCATTCTCAAAACAAAAACTTCGCGTTTAGATAATCCGGAGCAAAGTTTGTCATGCTGAAAGGCGTCTTTAGGATTGTATTTGGTAGATTTCCCCTTCATCGAAATGACATAATATTCAAACTAAATCATTCTAAAACTACGTGTATAAAAGAACTGAGCAACCATCGCCAAAATCAACAGTACAAAATGTAATACTCTAATTTTGAGTTTATATCTACGGATGATGCAAAGAAAAATAATGTTGATAACGGATGTAAAAAGTATCGCCACATCATGCATATTTTTCACTTCAGAAATATCAAGATCAAAAGCGCAGCGCCTTACCGTTCCAAAATTGAACCTGCAAAAGTGAATGAAAAAAGACAACATACACGAGAGGTATAAAATGATGACGTATTCTGAAAAATCTTTTACAAATTGGTTTCTTTCTTTACCAATGAGGGCAAAACCTAAATTTACAAACGACAGAAGTAAACAGGACGTTATGGTAAAAAGAATATCATAATTCCCAAAATTCAGAAGATGGTACACCACAAAATACTGAATGGAAATATACAGCGCTCCCACCGTTACAGGAAGCCAAAAGAAATGATAAACGAAATAATTTAAATTTGATCTTTCCGGCATATTAGTTTTTAAAGGTATTTTTTGAACGTTTGTGTTTTTTAGCTAACTTGTCAAAAGTAAAAATTAGAAATCAACAAAAAGACTTTTCTTTTTGCGATTTTATTGCGATTTTTCGCAAAAAATTTATCTTTACACTAAACTTTACAGAAATGGAAAAAACAAAACTCATCGAAGCCCGCAAAAGAAGAAACATCAGCCAGGAAAGAATGGCAGACATCCTTTCTATGGATGTTTCCAACTACAACCGAAGAGAGAAAGGAACGGCAAAAATTTCTTTACCGGAATGGCAGAAAATCGCTGAAGTATTGGAAGTTCCAATTGAAGACATTTTTGAAAATGAAGAAAGTTTAGTTTTTATATTTAATGATAATTCTACAGGTAACGGAAATGGTATTGGAAATACCAATAATTACAACATTCCGCTTTCTTTGTGGGAATCTCAGAAGAAATACATCGATAAACTGGAAGCAGAAATTGAAGCCCTAAAAGCAGAAATCGCAAAATACAAATAATCTTTCGCGGTGCAGTTTTTGTATTTTACGCTTCATAAAAGTTTAAGTTATGAGATTTGAAAATAATAAATCGGGAAACGGCGGTGTAATTACTTTAAATAATGAAGTAAAAGAAATCGGAAGACTAACGTACACAATTTTCCCCGAAGACAGCAAATTCATTATTTCCTTCGTTCTGGTTCACCCCGAATTTGAAGGTCGCGGAATGGGAAAATATCTGGTAGAAGAAGCCATAAAGTTTGCCCGCGAAAACAACTGGAAAGTTTACCCGCATTGTTCTTACGCGCGATCTGTGATGATGAGAATGAAAGGTGTGGAAGATATTTTTTTACAGCGTTAACACTTCGTTCACCAAGATTTCCTCAATATCATCGGGATAATCTACTTTCAAATGCTGATCAGAATTTACCCAGTTCTGTATTTCTTCGAGTTTCAAAACTTTAGAATTCGGAATTCCCATCTTGTCTAAAGCGCAGGCGTTGCATTCCTGCTCATATTGATTATGAATAGGAATTACGAACAGTTTTTTATCCATAAAAAGTGCTTCTGCGGGACTTTCGAAACCTGCATTGCAGAGAATTCCGTCGCAGTTTTCAAACGCTTTTAAGTATTGAATTTCATCAATCGGAAAAATTTCAACATTATTTTCCTTAAACTGCAATTTGGAATATTTGGAAAAAACTTTCCATTCTACCGGAATCTGCTTTAAAACTTTAATGATATTTTCATCCGAAAAACTCGGAAGATACACCAGATAAAAGCCTTTTTTGTCGGGATTTAAGTTTCGGATTTTCCTTCTGATGACCGGCTTTTTTATCTGAGGATGATAATTTTCGAAGTGGAAACCAATTCTTCTTTCGCCCGGAACATAATATTTCAGCACCATTTCCCCGAAAAAATCTTTTTTATCCGGTTTTGGCGTTTCTTTAAACAACATGGAAGCCTGATGACTGAGCTCGATCATCGGATGTTTTCTAAATTTACAAGCCCATCCCGTTAAAGGTTCATAATCGTTGATGACTAAATCGTACTGAGAAAGCTCGATTTCGCGGATCGCTTTGAAGGCTTCTAAAAAACTATTGTCTGTAAACGTTTTCCGATAGGATAAACCGCCTGTTTTATCATAAAGAAGGGAAACGCCTTTGTGTTTAAAATTAATATCAAAATCAGCCTTTAACTGCGACTGATGTCCGCTTATGAGTGTATCGACAGAAGCATATTTTTTCAGGATCGGAACAATTTCCTGTGCGCGTGCGACGTGTCCGTTTCCGGTTCCCTGAAAGGCGTATAAAATTCTCATTGGCTGAAATTGGTTACTATTTTTAAAAGTTCATCACTGTCGATTTCCTGAATTTCCTCTGCGGTATCATCTTTTAAAGAATCTTTATGTTCGTCATAATAAAAAATCTTCCACTCGTTATTATTGTACTCCAGTGCGGAAAGATTTTCGATCCAGTCGCCGGAATTAAGATACGTGCAGGAACCTTTTTTATTAATCACTTCCCGAATCTGCGGCTGATGAATATGTCCGCAAACTACATAATCGTAATGATTGTCGATGGCAAGTTCGGAGGCAGTCAGCTCAAAATCCCCGATGTATTTTACGGCTTTCTTCACATTGTTTTTAATTTTTTTTGAAAATGAATATTTTTCTTTTCCCATTTTCTCCAAAAACCAATTCACAACATTATTAATCACAATTAATAAATCGTAGCCTTTTCCTCCGAGTTTTGCAATCCATTTCGAATGCTGAACGGAAGCGTCAAACACATCTCCGTGAAAGATCCATGTTTTTTTATTGTCTATGTCTAAACAGATTTTATTACAGACTTTAAGCTTACCCAGTTGGAAGTCGGTAAACTTCCGGAACATCTCATCATGATTTCCGGTAATGTAGAAAACATCTGTGTTTTTTGTGGCAAAGGACAATATCTTTTTGATGACCTTTAAATGGGGTTTAGGGAAGTAAGACTTTTTGAATTGCCAGATATCGATAATATCTCCATTCAAAACTAAAGTTTTAGGCTGAATAGAATTAAGATATCGCAGTAATTCTTTAGCCTTACATCCGTAAGTTCCCAGATGAACATCCGATATAACAACTAATTCGACGTTTCTTTTCATAGTTTTATGCAAAGAAACTACTTGAAAGTTAACTGTATATGAATGTTATATTATTTTTTTAGAGCGTTTCCATCAACTCTTCTGTAATTTCCATGTTGTGATAAACGTTTTGAACGTCATCATCGTCTTCAAAACGCTCAAGCATTTTCATATTAGCCTTGAATTGCTCTTCGTTTACTTCTTTTGTATTGTTCGGAATTCTCTGAAGTTCTGCGCTCTTTGCTTCAATTCCCAGTTCGTCTAATTTGTGAGATAAAGAACCGAAATCTTCGAAAGCCGTTGTAATCATTACTTCTTCTTCGTCTTTTTCTACGTCTTCTGCTCCGCCGTCAATCATTTCCATTTCGAAATCGTCCCAGTCCATTTTAATTTGAGCTAATTCTATGGTGAAAATTCCTTTTCTGTCGAAGATGAAAGCTAATTCTCCATTTTTACCAAGATTACCGTCAAACTTATTGAAAACAGCTCTTACATTGGCAACCGTTCTTGTAGGATTATTGGTAGTACATTCTACGAAAAATGCAACTCCGCCTTGTCCGTATCCTTCATAAGTAATTTCTTCGTAGCTTTCTGCATCTGCACCACTTGCCTTTTTAATCGCTCTTTCTACGTTATCTTTCGGCATGTTTGCTCCTTTTGCATTCTGGATGCATCTTCTTAGTGCAGGATTAGATTCAGGATCCGGACCTCCCGCTTTTACCGCTAATGCAATATCTTTACCTATTTTAGAAAATGTTTTAGCCATTTTGTCCCATCTGGCCATTTTAGAAGCTTTTCTATATTCAAACGCTCTTCCCATTTTATATTTTTAATTTTCAACAAAATTACTCAAAAGTGAACGAAAAAAAAATACCCCCAGAGAACTGGAGGTATTTATATTTAGAAAAATTTAATTATTTTTTCTTTTTAGCCGGAGCTTTTTTCTTAGCTGGAGCTTTTTTCTTGATTACTTTTACCGGAGTTGGATCTTCGTAATCTCTTTTCTTAAGAGCTTCCCATTGAGCCGCATCTTCGATAGCCGTTACAACTACTTTTCTGTCAACTTGTCTTTCAGCATCAGAAGCAGTAGCAGGTACTTTAGCTTTAGCTTTACCTACCCCGATTGATTTAAGAGCGTTAGCATCTACACCTCTTGCATCTAAAGCAGCAACTACAGCAGCAGCTCTTTCTCTAGATAATTTCAAGTTGTAAGCTTCAGATCCTTTAGCATCAGTTCTACCTTCTAATAGATAGTTACCACCATCTTTCTTGATTATATCAGCAGCTTCATCTAACGCCGGTTTAGACTCAGCTTTGATAGTAGCTTTGTTGAAATCAAAGAATACACTTCCTAATTTTTCTTCAACAGTTTTAGCTGTTACAGCTTTAGGCTTAGGACATCCGTTATATTCTGGAAGACCTGGAACAGTAGGACAAGCATCATCTTTATCTAAGATTCCGTCTCCGTCTGTATCTGGCCAAGGACAACCGTTGTTTTCAGCAGGACCTGCAACTGTAGGACAAGCATCATCTTTGTCGATTACACCGTCACCATCAGTATCTGGCCAAGGGCATCCGTTGTTTTCAACCGGACCAGCCACATCTGGACATTGATCGTCTTTATCTGGAACTCCATCACCGTCAGTATCAGGACATCCTTGGAATTCTGGTAAACCTGGTGTATCCGGACATAAATCGTCTTTATCTAAGATACCATCCTTATCTCTATCTCTGTTACCAAATCTAAAGTTCAAAGAAGCTGAAGCTTGCCAGAAGTTAGCAACGTTAGATTTATCTCCCGGAGTTGATACATAATCTCCCTGAATACCTAAACCGAAGTTTTTAGTTAACCAGAAGTTAGCACCTGCACCAGTAGCAACTGTAAAGAAGTTAGCTTTACCGCTTTCGTTTCCGTTATCTCCATTTGTTACATACTCTCCGTTAGCATCCGTTCTAGGGAAAGTAAGAGAAGTATAATCGTGTCTTAAATAGTTAGCACCAACTCTTAAATATGGATCAAACCAAGATTCTTCGTTCCAAAGAAGACCTGCAGCCTTCGCCTGGAAACCTAAACCTGTCATCAACATAAACTCTTTACCCATGTTGAATCTTTTGTTCTCAACATTTCCAACAGTAGTCTGCCAGTCGATTACCAAACCTTTACCGATGTTCCTAGCTACAGTAAGTTTTGATAATGGTGGAGTAATAGAGAAGTTGTTCATATTGAACATTGTCTTCGTCAAATTATTAGCAGAGAACGTATTACTGAAATTGGTTCTCTGTGCCAAATGGTTTTCCGCGTGAGCACCAACTCCGATCAACCACGGATTGTTGGTAGTCTGAGCGAACACAGTAGAAGCAACAGTAAGTGCCAATGCTGAAATTCCTAATTTTAGATTTTTCATAGAATTAAATGATTAAATAATTGATAATGCAAAATAAATATAATTTTTCTTTATAT
It encodes the following:
- a CDS encoding GNAT family N-acetyltransferase, which translates into the protein MRFENNKSGNGGVITLNNEVKEIGRLTYTIFPEDSKFIISFVLVHPEFEGRGMGKYLVEEAIKFARENNWKVYPHCSYARSVMMRMKGVEDIFLQR
- a CDS encoding glycosyltransferase family protein produces the protein MRILYAFQGTGNGHVARAQEIVPILKKYASVDTLISGHQSQLKADFDINFKHKGVSLLYDKTGGLSYRKTFTDNSFLEAFKAIREIELSQYDLVINDYEPLTGWACKFRKHPMIELSHQASMLFKETPKPDKKDFFGEMVLKYYVPGERRIGFHFENYHPQIKKPVIRRKIRNLNPDKKGFYLVYLPSFSDENIIKVLKQIPVEWKVFSKYSKLQFKENNVEIFPIDEIQYLKAFENCDGILCNAGFESPAEALFMDKKLFVIPIHNQYEQECNACALDKMGIPNSKVLKLEEIQNWVNSDQHLKVDYPDDIEEILVNEVLTL
- a CDS encoding YebC/PmpR family DNA-binding transcriptional regulator; amino-acid sequence: MGRAFEYRKASKMARWDKMAKTFSKIGKDIALAVKAGGPDPESNPALRRCIQNAKGANMPKDNVERAIKKASGADAESYEEITYEGYGQGGVAFFVECTTNNPTRTVANVRAVFNKFDGNLGKNGELAFIFDRKGIFTIELAQIKMDWDDFEMEMIDGGAEDVEKDEEEVMITTAFEDFGSLSHKLDELGIEAKSAELQRIPNNTKEVNEEQFKANMKMLERFEDDDDVQNVYHNMEITEELMETL
- a CDS encoding OmpA family protein, producing the protein MKNLKLGISALALTVASTVFAQTTNNPWLIGVGAHAENHLAQRTNFSNTFSANNLTKTMFNMNNFSITPPLSKLTVARNIGKGLVIDWQTTVGNVENKRFNMGKEFMLMTGLGFQAKAAGLLWNEESWFDPYLRVGANYLRHDYTSLTFPRTDANGEYVTNGDNGNESGKANFFTVATGAGANFWLTKNFGLGIQGDYVSTPGDKSNVANFWQASASLNFRFGNRDRDKDGILDKDDLCPDTPGLPEFQGCPDTDGDGVPDKDDQCPDVAGPVENNGCPWPDTDGDGVIDKDDACPTVAGPAENNGCPWPDTDGDGILDKDDACPTVPGLPEYNGCPKPKAVTAKTVEEKLGSVFFDFNKATIKAESKPALDEAADIIKKDGGNYLLEGRTDAKGSEAYNLKLSRERAAAVVAALDARGVDANALKSIGVGKAKAKVPATASDAERQVDRKVVVTAIEDAAQWEALKKRDYEDPTPVKVIKKKAPAKKKAPAKKKK
- a CDS encoding UDP-2,3-diacylglucosamine diphosphatase; this encodes MKRNVELVVISDVHLGTYGCKAKELLRYLNSIQPKTLVLNGDIIDIWQFKKSYFPKPHLKVIKKILSFATKNTDVFYITGNHDEMFRKFTDFQLGKLKVCNKICLDIDNKKTWIFHGDVFDASVQHSKWIAKLGGKGYDLLIVINNVVNWFLEKMGKEKYSFSKKIKNNVKKAVKYIGDFELTASELAIDNHYDYVVCGHIHQPQIREVINKKGSCTYLNSGDWIENLSALEYNNNEWKIFYYDEHKDSLKDDTAEEIQEIDSDELLKIVTNFSQ
- a CDS encoding helix-turn-helix transcriptional regulator; translated protein: MEKTKLIEARKRRNISQERMADILSMDVSNYNRREKGTAKISLPEWQKIAEVLEVPIEDIFENEESLVFIFNDNSTGNGNGIGNTNNYNIPLSLWESQKKYIDKLEAEIEALKAEIAKYK